A window of Limosilactobacillus sp. WILCCON 0051 genomic DNA:
GGCAGCGCGTTTTGCTCCATTGATTCTGACGCCTGGAAAATTAAGTGAGGAAGATTAAGCTTGAATCCATTAGCTGAAATTGAAGGACTGCTGTTTATCAGCGGCGATGAAGGAATCTCACTGGGCGATCTGGCCAAGGTAACGGGCTATCTAAAACCCGCGATTTTGGAAATGATTGCCCAGCTCAAAGAAAAATACCAACAAGACGAAAACTGTGCCTTGACGCTTTTGGACAGCGACTCGGTTTATCGTTTGGCAACCAAGGCCCAGCTTGCAGACGTTATGCAGCATTATTTTGAGGAACCGCTGACGACGCCATTGACGCAGACGCTGTTAGAGGTCCTGGCCATTGTTGCCTATAAGCAGCCATTGACGCGGCTTGAGATTGACGAGATCCGCGGCGTGCAGAGCTCTGGTTCGCTGCAGAAACTGACGGCCCGCGGCTTGGTTGAGACGCATGGTCGGCTGGCAGTTCCGGGACGACCGTTTTTATACGTTACGACGCCGGCCTTTTTGGACTACTTTGGGCTGACGACTTTAGACGAGCTGCCAGAACTTGACAAGAATCTACAGCCAGAAGATCTGGATGGCGATATCTTTTTAAGAGCTCTGCAGTCACGACAAATGAGAAAGGAATCGTTAGAAAATGAAGATGGAAAGACTCCAAAAAGCAATGGCTGAGGCTGGAGTAGCCAGTCGGCGGGCTTCGGAAAAACTGATCGTCGAAGGTCACGTCAAGGTCAACGGCAAGCTGATCACCGAACTTGGCACCAAGGTCAGCTCCAGTGATCAGGTAACGGTTGATGGGGTACCGTTGGAGCGCGAGCAGCCGGAATATTATCTGCTTAACAAGCCCCGCGGCGTAATCACGTCAGCCCATGATGAGCACGGCCGCAAGACGGTGGTCGATATCTTAAAAGAAGGTGGCGTAACCGCGCGCATCTATCCGGTTGGCCGCTTGGACTACGATACGACCGGCGTTTTGCTTTTAACTAACGATGGTGCCTTGGCAAATAAGCTGATGCATCCCAGCTTCGAAATTGAAAAAACGTACGTTGCCAAGGTTAAGGGCTTGATTTCCAACCATGATCTGGAACAGCTGCGTCATGGCGTTGTAATTGACGGTAAAAAGACCAAGGAAGCCAAGCCCAAGCTTTTGAGCGTTGACAAGCAGCATCGCGTCTCAATCGTGCGCCTGACGATTCATGAAGGTCGTTATCATCAAGTCAAAAAGATGTTCAAGGCAGTTGGTCATCCAGTTGAAAAACTCACACGAGAAAGCGATGGCATTCTAAATCTTAAGGGGCTGCCTGGCGGTCAATGGCGTGAGCTGAAGATGGATGAGATCAATGCCTTAAAAAAACT
This region includes:
- a CDS encoding pseudouridine synthase; protein product: MERLQKAMAEAGVASRRASEKLIVEGHVKVNGKLITELGTKVSSSDQVTVDGVPLEREQPEYYLLNKPRGVITSAHDEHGRKTVVDILKEGGVTARIYPVGRLDYDTTGVLLLTNDGALANKLMHPSFEIEKTYVAKVKGLISNHDLEQLRHGVVIDGKKTKEAKPKLLSVDKQHRVSIVRLTIHEGRYHQVKKMFKAVGHPVEKLTRESDGILNLKGLPGGQWRELKMDEINALKKL
- the scpB gene encoding SMC-Scp complex subunit ScpB; this encodes MNPLAEIEGLLFISGDEGISLGDLAKVTGYLKPAILEMIAQLKEKYQQDENCALTLLDSDSVYRLATKAQLADVMQHYFEEPLTTPLTQTLLEVLAIVAYKQPLTRLEIDEIRGVQSSGSLQKLTARGLVETHGRLAVPGRPFLYVTTPAFLDYFGLTTLDELPELDKNLQPEDLDGDIFLRALQSRQMRKESLENEDGKTPKSNG